The Sus scrofa isolate TJ Tabasco breed Duroc chromosome X, Sscrofa11.1, whole genome shotgun sequence genome has a segment encoding these proteins:
- the GLOD5 gene encoding glyoxalase domain-containing protein 5, whose protein sequence is MLCRLRSRLPARMWSRTSEKQPWRDSSQTPFPCLIHRLDHIVMTVKNIKDTTTFYSKILGMEVVTFKGDRKALCFGDQKFNLHEMGKEFEPKAACPVPGSLDICLITEVPLEEVVQHLKACDVPIEEGPVLRTGAKGPIMSIYFRDPDRNLIEVSSYMSS, encoded by the exons ATGCTGTGCCGTCTGCGCTCCAGGCTGCCAGCCAGGATGTGGAGCAGGACTTCGGAGAAGCAG cCATGGAGGGACAGCAGTCAGACCCCTTTCCCGTGTCTTATCCACAGACTTGACCACATTGTAATGACAGTAAAGAACATCAAAGACACCACTACGTTTTATTCCAAGATTCTGGGCATGGAGGTCGTGACTTTCAAG GGAGACCGGAAAGCATTGTGTTTTGGAGACCAGAAATTTAACCTCCACGAGATGGGAAAGGAATTTGAACCCAAAGCTGCTTGCCCAGTCCCTGGTTCCCTGGATATTTGTCTGATCACAGAGGTGCCTTTGGAGGAAGTGGTCCAGCACCTCAAG GCTTGTGATGTCCCCATTGAGGAGGGTCCAGTCCTCAGAACAGGGGCAAAAGGGCCCATTATGTCCATTTACTTCCGAGACCCTGACAGAAACCTGATCGAGGTGTCCAGCTATATGTCCTCATGA